The following coding sequences are from one Arachis hypogaea cultivar Tifrunner chromosome 7, arahy.Tifrunner.gnm2.J5K5, whole genome shotgun sequence window:
- the LOC112703249 gene encoding uncharacterized protein yields MKETEIRSRGWRGSQSRASGEEKRERRASSGGPRRRRPSARRSPPTSKKKEIRIGSEEGRVSRRAVALPSPRRVAAPPIVLTAPHNELRSLATRCILPVPFFTPSRSFVAAAVDRRGSLIRERSEGRASPEESLAPPPPLFAAPSSLACAVASRARGRRAVREIRHVSAVADSHAAVVLLAAAPLLEEESSPVLSLTTVSVGAAATVAGASGRASTAGKPLLEPVSFGFHRELPPPETTAVILITGDDSVTFGITAEAPGRVSAA; encoded by the coding sequence ATGAAAGAAACCGAAATTAGAAGCAGAGGATGGAGAGGGAGTCAGAGTCGCGCGTCAGgggaagagaagagggagaggcGAGCCAGCAGCGGTGGGCCTCGCCGTCGCCGCCCTTCTGCTCGCCGTTCGCCACCAACGTCGAAGAAGAAGGAGATCAGAATCGGAAGTGAAGAGGGTCGCGTTTCACGCCGTGCAGTCGCGTTGCCCTCACCGCGTCGTGTCGCCGCGCCGCCAATCGTCCTCACCGCACCCCACAACGAGCTGCGTTCCCTAGCCACCCGTTGCATCCTCCCTGTGCCGTTCTTCACGCCATCGCGTTCCTTCGTCGCCGCCGCCGTTGACAGAAGAGGGAGTTTGATCCGAGAGCGCAGTGAGGGAAGGGCGTCGCCGGAGGAGAGCCTGGCACCGCCGCCGCCACTGTTCGCCGCGCCGTCATCTCTAGCCTGCGCCGTTGCTAGTCGCGCGAGGGGGAGACGCGCCGTGAGGGAGATCCGTCACGTTTCTGCCGTCGCCGATTCACACGCCGCCGTTGTGCTCCTTGCCGCAGCGCCGCTGCTGGAAGAGGAGAGCTCGCCAGTTCTGTCTCTCACTACCGTCTCCGTCGGAGCTGCCGCCACGGtcgccggagcttctggccgaGCCTCAACCGCCGGGAAACCGTTACTGGAGCCTGTGTCATTTGGATTTCATCGCGAGTTACCTCCACCAGAAACCACCGCTGTGATTCTGATCACCGGGGACGACTCTGTGACTTTCGGGATCACCGCTGAAGCTCCAGGCAGAGTTTCTGCCGCTTGA